A part of Pradoshia eiseniae genomic DNA contains:
- a CDS encoding peptidylprolyl isomerase, protein MKKWLITVASVSTLIGLSACNSDNGSKETIAETKSGNVTKDEFYEELKDKYGDQVLQELVYKKVFTDQYKVSDKEVDKRLEETKANLGDNFESALAQNGYANEEDFKEELKYQLAQEKAALETVDVSEDELKDYYENKYTVNLKARHILVADEETAKEVKKKLDSGEKFADLAKEYSTDEASKEQGGDLGEFGVGKMVPAFEEAAYNLKVDEISEPVQSDYGFHIIQVTDRVKNDSPSYEDAKADVERSVKTAKVDSAKAQEAIQKVIDDSDIKVKDKELEGSFE, encoded by the coding sequence ATGAAGAAATGGTTAATCACGGTAGCATCGGTCTCAACGCTAATCGGCCTCAGCGCCTGCAATAGCGACAATGGGTCCAAGGAGACAATCGCAGAAACGAAATCAGGCAATGTAACGAAAGATGAGTTCTATGAGGAATTGAAAGACAAATATGGAGACCAAGTCCTTCAGGAACTTGTTTATAAGAAGGTTTTCACTGATCAGTATAAGGTAAGTGACAAAGAAGTAGACAAGCGCCTTGAAGAAACAAAGGCAAACCTTGGTGATAATTTCGAAAGTGCACTCGCCCAAAATGGTTATGCTAATGAGGAAGACTTCAAGGAAGAGCTAAAGTATCAGTTAGCCCAAGAAAAGGCAGCCCTAGAAACAGTTGATGTATCTGAAGATGAACTGAAAGATTATTACGAGAACAAGTATACAGTTAACCTGAAAGCCAGACACATCCTTGTTGCTGATGAAGAAACAGCAAAAGAAGTAAAGAAAAAGCTAGATAGTGGCGAGAAATTCGCTGATTTGGCAAAAGAATATTCAACTGATGAGGCATCGAAAGAACAAGGCGGCGACCTTGGAGAATTTGGTGTCGGCAAAATGGTTCCTGCTTTTGAAGAAGCGGCATATAATTTGAAAGTAGATGAAATTTCTGAGCCAGTACAGTCTGATTACGGTTTCCACATCATCCAAGTGACTGATCGCGTGAAGAATGACAGCCCTTCCTATGAAGATGCGAAGGCTGATGTCGAAAGAAGCGTCAAGACAGCAAAAGTGGATTCCGCTAAAGCTCAAGAAGCAATCCAAAAGGTTATTGATGATTCAGACATTAAGGTAAAGGATAAAGAGCTGGAAGGTTCTTTCGAATAA
- a CDS encoding EcsC family protein, with product MADSYEQRVNREIAIWKKKLFAKPGKMERISKNAQNFISAKMPKKINQAFSYSIKTMVEGVLNGSSYVPKAQQSYHTLAEMDEAAEGTFTAYRKTAVVEGAGTGFGGGFIAMADFPLLLSIKVNYLYALSRIYGYNPKDLSERVFILLVFQLAFSSPEKRKELLPVILNWEQSKERFSEIDWNSFQQEYRDTIDLVKMFQLIPGFGAAVGAYANRQLLDQLGETAKNAFRIRVMQEGGAH from the coding sequence ATGGCTGATTCCTATGAGCAAAGAGTGAACCGGGAGATTGCTATTTGGAAGAAAAAGCTGTTCGCCAAACCAGGCAAGATGGAGCGAATATCCAAAAACGCACAGAACTTCATCAGCGCGAAAATGCCGAAGAAAATTAATCAAGCCTTCAGTTATTCCATCAAAACAATGGTTGAGGGGGTGCTTAATGGCTCTTCCTATGTACCGAAGGCGCAGCAAAGCTATCATACGCTTGCAGAAATGGATGAGGCTGCTGAAGGAACATTCACAGCTTACCGAAAGACGGCTGTGGTCGAAGGTGCGGGAACAGGCTTTGGCGGAGGATTCATTGCCATGGCGGACTTTCCTCTTCTTCTGTCCATCAAGGTAAATTATTTATATGCTTTAAGCAGGATTTACGGCTATAATCCAAAAGACTTGAGTGAGCGGGTTTTTATCCTATTGGTTTTCCAGCTGGCTTTTTCATCGCCGGAAAAAAGGAAGGAGCTCCTCCCTGTAATCTTGAATTGGGAGCAGAGTAAGGAGAGATTTTCGGAAATTGATTGGAATAGTTTTCAGCAGGAGTACCGGGATACAATTGATTTGGTCAAGATGTTCCAGTTGATTCCAGGATTCGGAGCCGCGGTGGGGGCATACGCAAACCGACAGCTTCTCGACCAGCTTGGAGAAACAGCTAAGAATGCATTCAGAATCAGAGTTATGCAAGAAGGAGGGGCTCATTAA
- a CDS encoding antibiotic biosynthesis monooxygenase family protein — protein MNFYITTGTLSFLKIIQTKHQEAQIILLNNPSTSMLLHEGSGKSFFQSPRSFEVIDQSGQLEQEGFFALHHIPVSPEDRPAFEFDLKAATKSIHQQPGIKAFRLLRPTSSDSYIVLTNWAKEQDYARFDQNTVLTNKKLESLFNTQVLFTGKPYTAKFHAYKEKE, from the coding sequence ATGAACTTCTATATTACGACAGGAACTTTGTCATTTTTGAAAATCATTCAAACAAAACATCAAGAAGCCCAAATCATCTTATTGAATAACCCCAGTACCTCCATGCTTCTCCATGAAGGAAGCGGGAAGAGCTTTTTTCAGTCCCCGCGTTCATTTGAGGTGATTGATCAATCTGGGCAGCTTGAGCAAGAAGGCTTTTTTGCCTTGCACCATATCCCGGTTTCCCCAGAAGACCGGCCAGCCTTCGAGTTCGATTTAAAGGCAGCTACAAAATCCATTCATCAGCAGCCAGGCATTAAAGCCTTCCGCTTGCTGCGTCCCACCTCTTCCGATTCCTATATTGTCCTGACGAACTGGGCAAAGGAACAGGATTATGCGCGATTTGACCAGAATACGGTTCTCACAAACAAAAAGCTCGAAAGCTTATTTAATACCCAGGTTCTCTTTACCGGAAAGCCCTACACAGCAAAATTTCACGCCTATAAAGAAAAAGAATGA
- a CDS encoding ABC transporter permease: protein MKIESLWRDRFNHYLKETGKYLKYIFNGHLVFVMIILIGGAGYYYSEWVKTLTPDFPASFIMAIILGLVVTISPLTTFFREPDIVFLLPIETRLGAYVKKSYVFSLVMQLYVLLIVQAILTPMYSQVMGEEALSFLGLLIVLLVLKAMNLAGRWFVLYDREPYAPFVDTLVRLALNAVLVYLIVGGANLLFILFAFALLAGLCLYYVKSSRNAVLQWERLIELENGRMAAFYRVANLFTDVPKLREKITERKWLSGIVRLLSGKTKNPFSYLYARTFVRANDYFGLYVRLSVIAFLVVAFADLGWGSIFVSLLFLYMTGLQLLPIWHHHDQKMTLELYPYDSSYRKKAVMDLLTVLLVIQCFFFAFGILIGGSLQSAGVSLLLGLVVIVFFRSYASHKMEA, encoded by the coding sequence ATGAAGATTGAGTCATTATGGAGAGACCGTTTTAATCACTATCTAAAGGAAACCGGGAAATATTTGAAATACATATTTAACGGCCATCTAGTATTCGTGATGATTATCTTGATTGGCGGAGCGGGGTATTATTACAGTGAGTGGGTTAAGACTCTCACACCTGATTTCCCTGCATCGTTCATTATGGCAATCATTCTTGGGCTTGTGGTGACGATCAGTCCGCTCACGACGTTTTTCCGGGAACCGGATATCGTTTTTTTGCTGCCGATTGAGACAAGACTTGGCGCCTATGTGAAGAAATCCTATGTGTTTAGTTTGGTGATGCAGCTGTATGTATTACTTATTGTTCAGGCTATATTGACGCCAATGTATAGCCAGGTAATGGGGGAAGAAGCGCTTTCATTCCTTGGTCTGCTCATTGTGCTGCTTGTCTTGAAGGCCATGAATCTGGCGGGCCGCTGGTTTGTTTTGTATGACAGGGAGCCATATGCGCCATTTGTCGATACGCTTGTACGATTGGCCCTCAATGCGGTTTTGGTGTACTTAATCGTAGGTGGAGCGAATTTGCTTTTCATTTTGTTTGCTTTTGCCTTATTGGCTGGGCTATGTCTCTACTATGTAAAATCCTCACGAAATGCGGTTTTGCAATGGGAGAGATTAATTGAGCTTGAAAATGGAAGGATGGCAGCCTTTTACCGGGTTGCGAATTTATTTACGGATGTGCCGAAGCTGCGGGAAAAGATAACGGAACGCAAGTGGTTATCAGGTATTGTTCGCTTGCTGTCAGGCAAAACAAAGAATCCGTTCAGTTACTTATATGCACGTACATTTGTCCGGGCAAATGATTATTTCGGCTTATATGTGCGCTTATCAGTGATTGCCTTCTTGGTGGTTGCCTTTGCGGACCTAGGCTGGGGATCTATCTTTGTGTCCTTGCTGTTTCTTTATATGACAGGTCTGCAATTGCTGCCAATCTGGCATCACCATGATCAGAAAATGACGCTTGAACTATATCCATACGATTCTTCCTACCGGAAAAAGGCTGTTATGGATTTATTGACTGTCCTCTTGGTCATTCAGTGCTTTTTCTTTGCTTTTGGCATATTAATTGGAGGGAGCCTCCAATCGGCTGGAGTATCACTGCTGTTAGGATTGGTGGTTATCGTCTTTTTCCGTTCTTATGCGAGTCATAAAATGGAGGCTTAA
- a CDS encoding YjcZ family sporulation protein gives MSGGYGGGFALLVVLFILLVIIGASWI, from the coding sequence ATGTCTGGAGGATACGGCGGAGGTTTCGCTTTACTAGTAGTTTTATTTATCTTGTTGGTCATCATCGGGGCGTCCTGGATTTAA
- a CDS encoding YtxH domain-containing protein, which translates to MKANSLVIGFISGFAVAGVGVLLSTPASGKEVRTNIKETKDETVLLLKDVQQAVIQLKNDCISAANISKAQVNLFIKDAKELIQEWNKDAKQHTEAIQVQIKDVETAISELEAAISPTPAK; encoded by the coding sequence ATGAAAGCAAATTCTTTAGTAATTGGTTTTATATCTGGTTTTGCCGTAGCCGGAGTTGGTGTACTGCTTAGCACCCCTGCATCCGGCAAAGAAGTACGCACTAATATTAAGGAGACAAAAGATGAAACTGTCCTCCTTCTTAAAGATGTACAACAAGCGGTCATTCAATTGAAAAATGACTGTATATCAGCCGCCAACATCAGTAAAGCACAAGTCAATCTGTTCATCAAAGATGCAAAAGAATTGATCCAGGAATGGAATAAGGATGCTAAGCAGCATACAGAAGCCATACAGGTTCAAATCAAAGACGTAGAAACAGCCATCAGCGAGCTAGAGGCCGCCATTTCACCAACGCCGGCAAAATAA
- a CDS encoding HTH-type transcriptional regulator Hpr, producing MSENLNSVKEAMLFTQRVAQLSKALWKAIEKDWQQWIKPYNLNINEHHILWIAYHLKGASISDVAKFGVMHVSTAFNFSKKLEERGLLRFSKKENDKRNTYIELTDKGVELLLEIVRVFDSSKNSVYLGAQPLKELYGKFPDMMEMMAIVKNIYGDDFMNIFEKSFANLEHEFTDVNGFLEKIEHQEKEPIQ from the coding sequence ATGTCTGAAAATTTAAATTCAGTCAAAGAAGCCATGTTATTCACGCAGCGTGTCGCACAGTTGAGCAAGGCTTTATGGAAAGCAATTGAAAAAGACTGGCAACAGTGGATCAAGCCTTATAATTTGAATATCAATGAACACCATATTCTCTGGATAGCTTACCACTTAAAGGGTGCATCCATTTCCGATGTCGCTAAATTTGGGGTCATGCATGTATCAACTGCCTTTAATTTCTCCAAGAAACTTGAAGAACGCGGATTGCTCCGTTTTTCTAAGAAAGAAAACGATAAACGTAATACGTATATTGAATTGACTGACAAAGGCGTTGAGCTTTTGCTTGAGATTGTCAGAGTATTTGATTCCTCCAAAAACTCCGTCTATCTTGGAGCTCAGCCATTAAAAGAACTATACGGCAAATTCCCGGATATGATGGAAATGATGGCAATCGTCAAGAACATTTATGGGGATGATTTCATGAATATTTTTGAAAAATCCTTTGCAAATCTTGAGCATGAATTTACCGATGTGAATGGCTTTCTCGAAAAAATTGAACACCAAGAAAAAGAACCAATTCAATAA
- the serC gene encoding 3-phosphoserine/phosphohydroxythreonine transaminase yields the protein MVRAYNFNAGPAALPEEVLLKAQKEFLDFEGSHMSVMELSHRSKEYSRVHDRASALLRELMEIPEDYEVLFLQGGASLQFSMVPMNLLDKNLGASYILTGSWSEKALKEAKKVGPVEVAASTKESGYHAIPALADIQWKQETSYVHLTSNNTIYGTQWKEFPQTGHIPLITDMSSDILSKKIDVSRFGLIYAGAQKNLGPSGVTVVIIRKDLIKHDDSLPTMLSYDTHVNSRSLYNTPPTFAIYLLSLVLEWTKDHGGVSQIEKLNKEKSALIYNAIDESSGFYTGHADRDSRSDMNITFTLPSSELTKQFLQEAANEGFIGLSGHRSVGGCRASIYNAVPLEHCLTLAEFMKNFQKTNS from the coding sequence ATGGTTAGAGCTTACAATTTTAATGCAGGACCTGCCGCTTTACCCGAGGAAGTATTACTAAAAGCGCAGAAGGAGTTTCTTGATTTTGAGGGAAGTCATATGTCTGTCATGGAGCTGAGCCATCGCAGCAAGGAGTACAGCAGAGTGCATGATAGAGCAAGTGCACTGCTGCGAGAGTTGATGGAAATCCCCGAGGATTATGAAGTTTTATTTTTGCAAGGAGGCGCTTCCCTTCAATTTTCCATGGTGCCGATGAATTTGCTTGATAAGAATTTAGGAGCGAGTTATATCCTTACAGGCTCATGGTCAGAGAAGGCGCTAAAGGAAGCCAAAAAGGTTGGGCCGGTCGAGGTAGCCGCTTCAACGAAGGAATCCGGCTATCATGCTATTCCTGCCCTCGCTGATATCCAGTGGAAACAGGAGACGTCTTATGTACATTTAACAAGCAATAATACAATTTATGGCACTCAGTGGAAGGAGTTCCCGCAAACTGGGCATATTCCGCTTATCACTGATATGTCGAGTGATATATTGAGCAAGAAGATTGATGTATCCCGCTTCGGCCTCATTTATGCTGGGGCTCAAAAGAACCTTGGACCGTCTGGGGTGACAGTCGTCATCATACGCAAGGATTTAATCAAGCATGATGACAGTTTGCCTACCATGCTTTCCTATGATACCCACGTGAATTCCCGTTCCTTATACAATACACCGCCTACCTTTGCAATCTACCTCTTATCGTTAGTGCTTGAGTGGACAAAGGATCATGGTGGCGTAAGCCAAATAGAGAAGCTTAATAAAGAAAAATCAGCACTTATCTACAATGCGATTGATGAAAGCAGCGGATTTTACACCGGTCATGCTGATCGAGACAGCCGATCAGATATGAACATCACTTTTACACTGCCTTCAAGCGAATTGACAAAACAATTTCTGCAGGAAGCAGCTAATGAGGGTTTTATCGGGCTTAGCGGCCATCGTTCGGTCGGGGGCTGCAGAGCTTCCATCTATAATGCCGTCCCACTCGAACATTGCTTGACATTGGCGGAATTCATGAAAAATTTTCAAAAAACAAACAGTTAG
- a CDS encoding tryptophan transporter, with protein sequence MNTKSLVTLSLLVGIGAVLHTVVPGFAFGMKPDLMLLMMFLGIFLLPDLKNALLIGAVTGIISGLTTTFPGGQIPNIIDKILTALIIYAIYALVKKFVKPAVASLFLTLIGTLLSGTIFLTSAYLLVGLPGPFLTLAAGAILPALVINTVMMVIIYPIAANILRRTNVAITS encoded by the coding sequence ATGAATACAAAATCATTGGTAACCCTGTCGTTGCTAGTCGGAATCGGTGCAGTCTTACACACGGTTGTACCTGGATTTGCCTTTGGAATGAAGCCGGATCTAATGCTTCTGATGATGTTTCTCGGCATCTTTTTACTGCCAGACTTGAAGAATGCACTCTTAATAGGTGCGGTCACAGGAATCATTTCCGGATTAACCACCACATTCCCAGGAGGACAAATACCGAATATCATCGATAAGATTTTGACAGCGCTAATTATTTACGCAATCTATGCATTGGTCAAGAAATTTGTTAAACCAGCAGTTGCTAGCCTATTTTTAACCTTAATCGGCACCCTGCTTTCTGGGACAATTTTCTTAACATCAGCTTATCTTCTTGTCGGTCTGCCAGGTCCATTTTTGACCTTAGCTGCTGGCGCCATCCTACCTGCACTCGTCATAAACACCGTGATGATGGTCATCATTTACCCGATTGCAGCGAATATCCTAAGAAGGACCAATGTAGCAATTACCTCATAA
- a CDS encoding HIT family protein — MSDCIFCKIINGDIPSSKVYEDEHVLAFLDISQVTKGHTLVIPKIHKENVYELTPEIAAHVFEAVPKIARAIKQEFNPIGMNVLNNNGEHAGQSVFHFHIHLLPRYGEGDGFGAVWKTHTSEYTPEDLTKIAGAIGQHIS; from the coding sequence ATGTCAGATTGCATTTTCTGCAAAATCATTAACGGTGATATTCCTTCCTCCAAAGTTTATGAGGATGAACACGTACTCGCCTTTTTAGATATCAGCCAAGTAACAAAAGGTCATACCCTGGTCATTCCTAAAATACATAAAGAAAATGTGTACGAGCTAACACCAGAAATTGCTGCCCATGTATTTGAGGCCGTTCCAAAAATTGCTCGTGCCATCAAACAAGAATTCAACCCAATCGGCATGAACGTATTAAACAATAATGGCGAACACGCCGGGCAATCCGTATTCCATTTCCACATCCACCTCTTGCCACGCTATGGCGAAGGAGACGGCTTTGGCGCCGTATGGAAAACACATACGAGCGAATACACACCAGAAGATCTAACAAAGATTGCCGGTGCTATTGGTCAGCATATAAGTTAA
- the hemH gene encoding ferrochelatase produces the protein MSARKQIGLLVMAYGTPYKEEDIERYYTHIRHGRKPSEESLEDLRSRYEAIGGLSPLAKTTEEQAAALEKALNEAQDEVEFVAYIGLKHIEPFIEDTVKKMHDDGITEAVSIVLAPHYSTFSIKSYNGRAKDEADKYGMRISSVESWYTQPKFVQYWVEKVKETYAQMPEQERANAALIVSAHSLPEKIISMGDPYADQLAETAKLIAEGAGVENYAVGWQSAGQTPEPWLGPDVQDLTRDLHEEKGYKAFVYTPVGFVAEHLEVLYDNDYECKVVTDEVGASYYRPAMPNTDPLFINAMVDAITELMGRK, from the coding sequence ATGTCTGCACGCAAACAAATCGGCCTGTTGGTAATGGCCTATGGAACACCTTATAAAGAAGAAGATATTGAACGTTACTACACTCATATTCGTCATGGGAGAAAGCCGTCAGAAGAAAGCCTTGAAGATCTGAGGTCAAGATACGAAGCGATTGGCGGGCTTTCACCATTAGCCAAGACTACGGAAGAGCAAGCTGCGGCACTTGAGAAAGCATTGAATGAAGCGCAGGATGAGGTTGAATTTGTTGCTTATATCGGTCTGAAGCATATAGAGCCATTCATAGAGGATACCGTTAAGAAAATGCATGACGATGGGATTACCGAAGCGGTCAGCATCGTGCTTGCGCCTCATTACTCCACATTCAGCATTAAGTCATACAACGGACGCGCGAAAGATGAAGCTGATAAGTATGGCATGAGGATTTCCTCTGTTGAAAGCTGGTATACACAGCCTAAGTTTGTTCAGTACTGGGTAGAGAAGGTAAAAGAAACCTATGCGCAAATGCCTGAACAGGAAAGAGCGAATGCCGCGCTAATTGTATCTGCACACAGCTTGCCTGAAAAGATTATCAGCATGGGTGATCCATATGCCGACCAATTGGCTGAGACCGCTAAATTGATTGCAGAGGGAGCAGGAGTGGAGAATTATGCGGTTGGCTGGCAGAGTGCTGGTCAAACACCAGAGCCATGGCTTGGACCTGATGTTCAGGACTTAACGAGGGATTTGCATGAAGAAAAAGGCTATAAAGCGTTTGTATATACGCCAGTAGGTTTTGTGGCTGAGCATTTGGAAGTTTTATATGATAATGACTATGAGTGTAAGGTCGTAACAGATGAGGTTGGCGCTTCATACTATCGTCCAGCCATGCCAAATACCGATCCATTATTCATTAACGCAATGGTGGATGCTATCACTGAATTGATGGGACGCAAGTAA
- a CDS encoding ABC transporter ATP-binding protein gives MSLLEINHVTGGYTRTPVLKDVSFEVKPNELVALIGLNGAGKSTIIKHIIGLMNARKGDIKINNKKFSEDMEAYRKQFSFIPEMPILYEELTLEEHLRLTAMAYGLDEKTFQERSTKLLKEYRMEKRLKWFPAHFSKGMKQKVMIMCAFLAEPSLYIVDEPFVGLDPIAIQSLLDMMRDMKEQGAGILMSTHILATAEKYCDSFVILHEGEVRAKGNLEELRSQFQMPGASLDDIYLQLTKEDRHED, from the coding sequence ATGTCCTTGCTTGAAATTAATCATGTTACGGGAGGCTATACGAGAACGCCTGTCCTGAAGGATGTGAGCTTTGAGGTTAAGCCGAATGAACTAGTCGCACTGATTGGACTGAACGGGGCGGGTAAGTCAACCATCATTAAGCATATCATTGGGTTAATGAACGCTCGTAAAGGTGATATCAAGATAAATAATAAGAAGTTTTCTGAGGATATGGAGGCTTATCGAAAACAATTTTCCTTCATACCGGAGATGCCGATTTTATATGAAGAGCTGACGCTTGAGGAGCATTTGAGGCTGACGGCGATGGCCTATGGACTTGATGAGAAGACATTCCAAGAGCGGTCGACCAAATTATTGAAGGAATACCGGATGGAGAAAAGGCTGAAATGGTTCCCGGCCCATTTTTCAAAAGGGATGAAGCAGAAGGTTATGATTATGTGTGCCTTCTTAGCTGAGCCTTCGCTCTATATCGTGGATGAGCCGTTTGTTGGCCTTGATCCGATTGCGATTCAGTCCTTGCTTGATATGATGCGGGATATGAAGGAGCAGGGAGCTGGCATCTTGATGTCGACCCATATTTTGGCGACTGCTGAGAAATATTGTGATTCATTTGTCATTCTTCATGAGGGAGAAGTAAGAGCGAAAGGGAACTTAGAAGAGCTTCGAAGCCAATTCCAAATGCCGGGCGCTTCCTTGGATGATATTTATTTGCAGCTGACAAAGGAAGATCGCCATGAAGATTGA
- the hemE gene encoding uroporphyrinogen decarboxylase, whose amino-acid sequence MTKKFNDTFLKAARNEKVDHTPVWYMRQAGRSQPEYRKIKEKYSLFEITHQPELAAYVTRLPVEQYGVDAAILYKDIMTPLPGIGVQVDIKSGIGPVISNPVRTLQDVERLGELNPEEHIPYILDTIKLLTEEQLNVPLIGFSGAPFTIASYMVEGGPSKNYTKTKALMYGDPKAWFTLMDKLGDMIIVYVKAQIKAGARAIQIFDSWVGALNVQDYQYYIKPIMTRIFTELREENVPLIMFGVGATHLALEWNSLPLNVVGLDWRLSITEARELGVNKVVQGNLDPALLKAPWEVIEKKTKEIIDQGIMHPGHIFNLGHGVFPSVDPEVLKRLTAFIHEYSARMK is encoded by the coding sequence TTGACGAAAAAATTCAATGATACCTTCCTCAAAGCCGCCCGGAATGAAAAGGTTGATCACACCCCGGTTTGGTATATGAGGCAAGCAGGACGCTCGCAGCCTGAATACAGAAAAATAAAAGAGAAATATTCCTTATTTGAGATTACCCACCAGCCTGAATTGGCGGCCTATGTAACAAGGCTTCCGGTTGAACAATATGGTGTGGATGCGGCTATTCTCTATAAGGATATCATGACCCCGCTTCCTGGAATAGGTGTTCAGGTTGACATTAAGTCAGGCATTGGCCCGGTTATTTCAAACCCTGTCAGAACACTCCAGGACGTGGAGCGGCTTGGGGAACTGAACCCAGAGGAGCATATTCCCTATATACTAGACACAATTAAGCTGCTGACAGAAGAACAATTGAACGTTCCGTTAATCGGATTTTCTGGAGCCCCGTTCACGATTGCCAGCTATATGGTCGAAGGAGGACCCTCCAAGAATTACACGAAGACCAAGGCGCTTATGTACGGCGATCCGAAAGCATGGTTTACATTAATGGACAAGCTTGGTGACATGATTATCGTTTACGTGAAAGCTCAAATCAAAGCTGGAGCGAGAGCTATCCAAATTTTTGATTCTTGGGTAGGCGCTTTGAATGTCCAGGATTATCAATATTATATTAAGCCAATCATGACAAGAATATTCACGGAATTGAGGGAAGAGAATGTTCCGTTGATCATGTTTGGTGTTGGAGCAACACATCTGGCGCTTGAATGGAATTCCCTTCCGCTTAATGTGGTGGGTCTTGACTGGCGTCTTTCCATCACAGAGGCCAGGGAGCTTGGGGTCAATAAGGTTGTCCAAGGCAATCTGGATCCAGCCCTTTTGAAAGCGCCGTGGGAAGTAATTGAGAAGAAGACTAAGGAAATCATTGATCAAGGAATTATGCACCCAGGCCATATCTTTAATCTCGGTCATGGGGTATTCCCGAGCGTGGACCCAGAAGTATTGAAGAGACTTACCGCTTTCATTCATGAGTATTCTGCAAGAATGAAATAA
- a CDS encoding amidohydrolase gives MEEDLNRKLEKYYEEMVSIRHHLHMNPELSFQERETVRFIQTYYRNLNIPVRTGVGGGGIVATIEGKQPGRTVALRADFDALPIQDQKQVPYRSNVKGVMHACGHDGHTALLLVLAKALKEMENELIGNYVFIHQHAEELAPGGAKPMIEDGCLEGVDAIFGTHLWAPYPTGEIYCSPGPITAAADRFQITIKGKGGHGAEPHTTKDALVVGTEIVSLLQLITSRKINPMDSAVVSVGQFKAGNAFNIIPSEAYLEGTVRTFSTELQDFIIEEMERIVKGASTVHDCDYEFRYFKGYPPTINHEKEADYILSKAEDVVGFQHVHPLNPLMIGEDFSHYLEAVRGAFFLTGAAPANTDCPFPHHHPMFDFNEEAMLIAAKTLGYAAIGFQEWRYF, from the coding sequence ATGGAAGAAGACCTAAATAGAAAGCTCGAAAAGTATTATGAGGAAATGGTTTCCATCCGCCATCACCTCCATATGAACCCCGAGCTTTCCTTCCAGGAAAGGGAAACGGTACGGTTTATTCAAACGTATTATAGAAACTTAAATATCCCTGTCCGCACAGGAGTTGGAGGTGGCGGAATTGTTGCTACAATTGAAGGTAAGCAGCCTGGCCGAACGGTTGCCCTGCGCGCTGACTTTGATGCCTTGCCCATCCAGGATCAAAAGCAGGTTCCTTACCGTTCCAATGTAAAGGGCGTAATGCATGCCTGCGGACATGACGGGCATACCGCCCTCCTGCTTGTGTTAGCGAAAGCCTTAAAAGAGATGGAAAATGAGCTAATAGGCAATTATGTATTCATTCACCAGCATGCCGAGGAACTAGCCCCAGGCGGTGCCAAGCCCATGATTGAGGATGGTTGTCTCGAAGGAGTGGATGCCATTTTCGGCACACATTTATGGGCCCCATACCCAACAGGAGAAATCTATTGCAGCCCAGGTCCCATCACTGCGGCAGCCGACAGATTTCAAATCACCATCAAGGGCAAAGGCGGGCATGGCGCAGAGCCTCATACAACTAAAGATGCCCTTGTCGTTGGCACGGAAATTGTATCTCTTTTACAGCTGATCACTAGCAGAAAAATCAACCCGATGGATTCCGCAGTCGTCTCTGTTGGACAATTCAAGGCAGGAAATGCTTTCAACATCATCCCTAGCGAAGCCTATCTTGAGGGCACAGTGCGAACTTTTTCGACAGAACTTCAAGATTTCATTATCGAGGAGATGGAGCGCATCGTTAAAGGTGCCTCCACGGTTCATGATTGCGATTATGAATTCCGTTATTTCAAGGGGTACCCACCTACGATTAATCATGAAAAGGAAGCAGATTATATCCTTAGCAAAGCAGAGGATGTTGTCGGGTTCCAGCATGTCCACCCATTGAACCCGCTCATGATTGGAGAGGACTTTTCTCATTACCTAGAAGCTGTGCGCGGCGCATTCTTCCTCACAGGAGCTGCACCAGCAAACACCGATTGTCCTTTTCCTCACCACCACCCTATGTTTGACTTTAACGAAGAAGCCATGCTCATAGCTGCCAAAACACTTGGATATGCTGCAATTGGCTTTCAGGAATGGCGATATTTCTAA
- a CDS encoding YjcZ family sporulation protein, whose protein sequence is MGQSYGGGFAFIVVLFILLVIVGASWIY, encoded by the coding sequence ATGGGTCAAAGTTACGGAGGAGGATTTGCCTTCATAGTCGTGCTTTTCATATTACTCGTGATTGTTGGTGCATCTTGGATTTATTAA